A stretch of Acidobacteriota bacterium DNA encodes these proteins:
- a CDS encoding energy transducer TonB, translating into MKSLWRIPLLAVGAALLGGSTVRATPDFLPEASVHHAYLDSTILFAFELTPDREAFIEVINLGENRRCLTVERIFMRTAEGQPLRFDSFLYDGRKSKLEGNPRACVRQRTRRRFELGYNFDFPEKVRKVVFLLGRLAYRLQPVGGEDYRNFLENFNKVNIGVSSDRLKRFQLGVLFGKNFYGSRVRCRRVAAPFVSNGTRGPVTLLSTFPRRTQKARRKKKTASLSIALKLDPNGEVVEATPESNLEFGLTERALYEVKYWWDFAPAYQDGKPVASNHRAKVVYRLEQDDWN; encoded by the coding sequence ATGAAATCTCTTTGGCGCATTCCTTTGCTGGCCGTGGGCGCGGCGCTGCTGGGGGGATCCACGGTCCGGGCAACTCCGGATTTTCTGCCGGAGGCCAGTGTCCATCACGCCTACCTGGATTCCACCATTCTCTTCGCGTTTGAACTGACCCCTGACCGGGAAGCCTTCATCGAAGTGATCAACCTGGGGGAGAATCGCCGCTGCCTCACGGTGGAGCGGATATTCATGCGAACGGCGGAAGGGCAACCCTTGCGGTTCGACTCCTTTCTCTACGATGGCCGCAAGTCCAAGCTGGAGGGCAATCCCCGGGCTTGCGTCCGCCAGCGCACGCGGCGCAGATTCGAGCTCGGGTACAATTTCGACTTTCCGGAGAAAGTGCGCAAGGTCGTATTTCTGTTGGGAAGGTTGGCCTATCGGTTGCAGCCGGTCGGCGGTGAGGACTACAGGAATTTTCTGGAGAATTTCAACAAGGTCAACATCGGGGTCAGCAGTGATCGCCTCAAGAGATTCCAGTTGGGTGTGCTCTTCGGCAAGAACTTTTATGGTTCCAGGGTACGTTGCCGGCGGGTGGCGGCCCCGTTTGTCAGCAACGGAACCCGAGGACCCGTAACCCTGTTGAGCACGTTTCCCAGGCGTACCCAAAAGGCCAGGAGGAAAAAGAAGACCGCCAGCCTGAGCATCGCCTTGAAGCTGGATCCCAACGGCGAGGTGGTTGAAGCCACTCCCGAGTCCAATTTGGAGTTCGGGCTCACCGAACGGGCGCTCTATGAGGTGAAATACTGGTGGGACTTTGCTCCGGCCTACCAGGACGGCAAGCCGGTGGCCAGCAATCATCGGGCCAAGGTGGTCTATCGTTTGGAGCAGGATGACTGGAATTAG